One Enterococcus silesiacus genomic window carries:
- a CDS encoding DNA integration/recombination/inversion protein, with translation MINLTEITEKMSPNQKINYDRVLQKVIAEWGKSAIRPTILLHSCCAPCSTYSLEYLTQYADVTIFFANSNIHPRAEYQRREIVQKKFVEDFNEQTNNQVQFLAAPYEPNKFIQMVQEKELTEEPEGGKRCSACFQMRLDIVAEKAQELGYDYFGSALTLSPKKNSQLINEIGIDIQKFYATNYLPSDFKKNNGYKRSIELCKEYDVYRQCYCGCMFAATKQGVNLKTVNKEAKEFLAECKK, from the coding sequence TTGATAAATTTAACAGAAATAACGGAGAAGATGTCTCCAAATCAAAAAATAAACTATGACCGTGTTTTACAAAAAGTGATTGCAGAGTGGGGAAAATCAGCTATCCGTCCTACTATTTTGCTCCACAGTTGTTGTGCACCTTGCAGTACGTACTCACTTGAATATTTGACACAATATGCAGATGTTACGATTTTCTTTGCCAATTCCAATATTCATCCTAGAGCTGAATATCAGCGTCGAGAAATCGTTCAAAAAAAGTTCGTAGAGGATTTTAATGAACAGACCAATAATCAGGTACAATTTTTAGCGGCACCCTATGAACCAAATAAATTTATCCAAATGGTGCAGGAAAAAGAACTGACAGAAGAGCCAGAAGGTGGCAAACGTTGTTCAGCATGTTTCCAAATGCGTTTAGATATCGTTGCGGAAAAAGCACAAGAATTAGGGTATGATTATTTTGGAAGTGCGCTAACGCTATCACCAAAGAAAAATAGCCAATTGATCAACGAGATCGGAATCGATATTCAAAAATTTTATGCAACCAATTATTTGCCCAGTGATTTTAAGAAAAATAATGGTTATAAACGTTCGATTGAGCTGTGTAAAGAATATGATGTATACCGACAATGCTATTGTGGCTGTATGTTTGCGGCGACAAAACAAGGTGTTAATCTAAAAACTGTGAACAAAGAAGCTAAAGAATTTTTAGCGGAATGTAAAAAATAG
- a CDS encoding 5-methyltetrahydropteroyltriglutamate--homocysteine methyltransferase: protein MKTSIIGFPRVGESRELKFATEKYFRKEITEEELEAKGKELRHKHWQLLVDQGIDFIPSGDFSFFDTTLDTALLLNLVPEKYQSLQLSPLETYFALARGYQGAAGDVTALAMKKWFNTNYHYMVPEIDDTTELKLVGDSLFKAFNEAKEHDIITRPTILGPFTLLKLATYHGSKQAADFYEDAIIAYGQIFDQLAASGCEWLQIDEPALVLDLSPAEVQQFKGLYQRLLAKKGHLNILVQTYFGDVRDTYQELIELPFDGIGLDFVEGRKTVSLLEEYGFPKGTLLFAGIVNGKNIWKNNYQETLSLLEKIQPFGTIVLNTSCSLLHVPFTLANESALETTVTNHFAFAVEKLAELNELKKIVADKQTHHELLKGNTALFVQERFSKNKHVAQQIEALTERDFIRLPVLAERATIQKEKLQLPILPTTTIGSFPQTKEVKQNRAKFKKGEITEAEYTAFNQEKIAECVGFQEEIGLDVLVHGEFERNDMVEYFGESLDGYLFTEKAWVQSYGTRCVKPPIIWGDVSRSQPITVAYSKYAQTLTDKPMKGMLTGPVTILNWSFPREDISLRESTLQLALAIQEEVLDLETNGIEIIQIDEAALREKLPLRQTDWHCEYLAWAIPAFRLVHSKVQPTTQIHTHMCYSEFADIIQDIDNMDADVISFEASRSNLDILDALKAIDFQTQVGPGVYDIHSPRVPSVEEIETTIHNILTKLPIEKVWVNPDCGLKTRGVPETKASLKNLVLAAKKVRGGV from the coding sequence ATGAAAACATCGATTATCGGGTTCCCGCGGGTAGGAGAATCAAGAGAGCTAAAATTTGCAACAGAGAAGTATTTTAGAAAGGAAATCACCGAAGAAGAATTAGAAGCAAAAGGCAAAGAATTACGCCACAAACATTGGCAACTTTTAGTCGATCAGGGAATCGATTTTATACCAAGCGGGGATTTTTCTTTCTTTGATACAACGTTGGATACGGCACTTTTATTGAATCTTGTACCTGAGAAATATCAGTCTTTACAGTTATCACCATTAGAAACGTATTTTGCATTAGCTAGAGGCTATCAAGGCGCTGCGGGGGACGTTACAGCTTTAGCTATGAAAAAGTGGTTCAATACCAATTATCATTATATGGTTCCAGAAATTGATGATACTACGGAGCTTAAACTTGTTGGAGATAGTCTATTTAAGGCTTTTAATGAAGCAAAAGAGCACGATATCATTACTCGACCAACAATTTTAGGCCCGTTTACCTTATTAAAATTGGCAACTTACCATGGTTCAAAGCAGGCAGCTGATTTTTATGAGGACGCTATTATAGCTTATGGGCAAATTTTTGATCAATTAGCTGCATCAGGCTGTGAATGGCTTCAGATCGATGAGCCAGCTTTAGTTTTAGATTTATCGCCTGCGGAAGTTCAACAATTTAAAGGATTGTACCAACGATTATTGGCTAAAAAAGGTCACCTGAATATACTAGTACAAACCTATTTCGGAGACGTTCGAGATACTTATCAGGAATTGATTGAATTGCCATTTGATGGGATTGGCTTGGATTTTGTTGAAGGTAGAAAAACAGTAAGTTTGCTTGAAGAATATGGTTTCCCAAAAGGGACACTTTTATTTGCGGGAATCGTGAATGGGAAAAACATTTGGAAAAATAATTACCAAGAAACACTGTCACTCCTAGAAAAAATTCAACCGTTCGGCACTATTGTGTTGAATACCTCATGCTCATTACTCCATGTGCCTTTCACACTGGCTAATGAATCGGCTTTAGAAACAACAGTAACAAACCATTTTGCTTTTGCAGTTGAAAAATTAGCTGAATTAAATGAATTAAAGAAAATAGTTGCGGATAAACAGACGCATCATGAGTTACTGAAGGGCAATACAGCGCTATTTGTTCAAGAGCGTTTTTCTAAAAACAAGCATGTTGCTCAACAGATCGAAGCATTGACAGAAAGAGATTTTATTCGGTTACCGGTGTTGGCTGAACGGGCAACGATCCAAAAAGAAAAGTTACAATTGCCGATTTTGCCGACGACTACGATCGGTTCTTTTCCACAAACAAAAGAAGTCAAACAAAATCGTGCTAAATTTAAAAAAGGTGAAATCACGGAAGCGGAATATACAGCTTTTAATCAGGAGAAAATTGCGGAATGTGTTGGTTTTCAAGAAGAGATTGGTTTAGATGTTCTAGTTCACGGTGAATTTGAACGCAATGATATGGTTGAATATTTTGGTGAGAGTCTGGATGGCTATTTATTTACTGAAAAAGCTTGGGTTCAGTCATATGGCACTCGCTGTGTCAAACCTCCGATTATCTGGGGAGATGTTTCACGTTCACAACCAATCACGGTAGCCTACTCAAAATATGCCCAAACCTTGACGGACAAACCGATGAAAGGAATGCTGACAGGGCCTGTAACGATATTGAATTGGTCGTTCCCTCGTGAAGATATCAGTTTAAGAGAGTCAACCTTGCAATTAGCATTAGCTATTCAAGAAGAAGTGCTGGATTTAGAAACGAATGGAATTGAAATTATTCAAATCGATGAAGCGGCATTACGTGAAAAATTACCCTTACGTCAAACGGATTGGCATTGTGAATACCTAGCTTGGGCGATCCCCGCTTTCCGCTTAGTGCATAGCAAGGTCCAGCCGACAACTCAAATTCACACGCATATGTGTTATAGCGAGTTTGCAGATATCATTCAGGATATCGACAACATGGACGCAGATGTTATTTCATTTGAGGCCTCTCGTTCAAATTTAGATATTTTAGATGCTTTAAAGGCTATTGATTTTCAAACTCAAGTTGGGCCAGGAGTTTATGATATTCATTCGCCTCGTGTACCATCAGTAGAAGAAATTGAAACAACGATTCATAACATTTTAACCAAATTACCGATCGAAAAAGTTTGGGTCAATCCTGATTGTGGGTTAAAAACGCGTGGAGTACCAGAAACAAAAGCAAGTTTGAAAAATTTGGTCCTTGCAGCTAAAAAGGTACGTGGAGGGGTGTAA
- a CDS encoding L-lactate dehydrogenase: MRKVGIIGLGHVGATLAYTLVTENLVDELVLIDKDEKLAISEQYDLLDAQVFLTGKTTIIIQDYQALRDASVIVFCAGQISALGDDGDRFKELEITSKIVEDTAPQIKQSGFDGIIVTITNPCDVIAAYMQKLTGFETNKVFGTGTMLDTARMKQAVSRNLAIDSRNVGGYVYGEHGDSQFVAWSSVTVGDRPLLSWNRELDLETLDEDVRAGGWNAFAGKGYTSYGIATCAARLIRMILNDSKTIVPVSAYNKQADVYYGQPVVIGKNGIESFVDCPLTDKENDSLTCSIEIIKNGLANLPFKP, translated from the coding sequence ATGCGTAAAGTAGGAATTATTGGATTAGGTCATGTTGGTGCCACACTTGCTTATACCTTAGTCACTGAAAACTTAGTTGACGAACTTGTTTTGATTGATAAGGATGAAAAATTGGCAATTTCTGAACAATATGATCTCTTAGATGCACAAGTTTTTTTAACAGGTAAAACAACGATCATCATTCAGGACTATCAGGCATTAAGAGACGCCTCAGTTATTGTTTTTTGTGCCGGACAAATCAGTGCGCTGGGAGATGACGGGGATCGTTTTAAAGAACTTGAAATCACAAGTAAAATAGTAGAAGATACCGCACCTCAAATCAAGCAATCTGGGTTTGACGGCATTATTGTGACTATCACAAATCCATGTGATGTCATTGCCGCTTATATGCAAAAATTAACAGGCTTTGAGACAAATAAAGTCTTTGGAACAGGGACGATGCTGGATACAGCACGAATGAAACAGGCAGTAAGCCGCAATCTAGCAATCGACAGTCGCAATGTCGGTGGGTATGTCTACGGTGAGCATGGAGATTCTCAATTTGTTGCTTGGTCAAGTGTGACTGTGGGGGATCGACCGCTTTTATCTTGGAATCGTGAACTGGATTTAGAGACATTAGATGAGGATGTTCGGGCTGGAGGCTGGAATGCATTTGCTGGAAAAGGCTACACAAGTTATGGTATTGCAACCTGTGCTGCTCGTCTGATTCGGATGATTTTGAATGATTCTAAAACGATCGTACCAGTTTCAGCTTACAACAAACAAGCAGATGTTTATTATGGACAACCAGTAGTGATTGGGAAAAATGGTATAGAATCATTTGTTGATTGTCCGCTGACTGACAAAGAAAATGATTCCTTAACATGTTCTATTGAAATTATCAAAAATGGACTGGCTAATTTACCATTTAAGCCGTAA
- a CDS encoding 5,10-methylenetetrahydrofolate reductase: MRTDTLFKEKTVFSYEIFPPRRTAPVDTIYHTLDRLKGQQPDFISVTLGAGGIGANLSTVDIAQKIQDEQFLPSVAHLPAVNFSKDEIVVILEELKQKKVENVLALRGDLLPDKEPKKDFSYANDLVAFIQEQGDFNIIGACYPETHSDAANSVEDIRNLKRKVESGTNQLISQLFFDNNYFYTFKEKCDIATIEVPIQAGIMPVVNKKQIERMVKMSNVTLPTKFLKMMERYEHNPEAIRDAGIAYAINQIVDLVAQGVDGIHLYTMNNPYVAQKIREATRSLFDA; encoded by the coding sequence ATGAGGACAGATACCTTGTTCAAAGAAAAGACCGTCTTTTCCTACGAAATTTTTCCACCTAGACGAACAGCACCAGTCGATACGATATACCATACCTTGGATCGTTTGAAAGGGCAACAGCCTGATTTTATCAGCGTGACTTTAGGAGCTGGCGGTATTGGCGCTAACTTAAGCACCGTAGATATTGCTCAGAAAATTCAAGATGAGCAATTTTTGCCAAGTGTGGCCCATTTACCAGCTGTAAATTTTTCAAAAGATGAGATCGTGGTGATTTTAGAAGAATTGAAACAAAAAAAGGTAGAAAATGTATTAGCTTTAAGAGGGGATCTTTTACCGGATAAAGAGCCAAAGAAAGATTTTTCTTATGCGAATGATCTAGTCGCGTTTATCCAGGAACAAGGTGATTTTAATATTATAGGTGCTTGTTATCCTGAAACCCATAGTGATGCAGCAAATTCAGTGGAGGATATTAGAAACTTAAAAAGGAAAGTGGAATCAGGAACGAATCAATTGATCTCACAATTGTTTTTTGATAATAATTACTTTTATACGTTCAAAGAAAAATGCGATATTGCTACTATCGAGGTGCCGATTCAAGCTGGGATCATGCCTGTCGTCAATAAAAAGCAAATTGAACGTATGGTCAAGATGTCTAATGTGACACTGCCAACAAAGTTTTTAAAAATGATGGAACGTTATGAACATAATCCAGAAGCCATTCGAGATGCAGGTATTGCTTACGCTATCAATCAAATTGTTGATTTAGTCGCACAAGGCGTTGATGGGATTCACTTATATACAATGAATAATCCTTATGTAGCACAAAAAATCAGAGAAGCTACACGTAGTTTATTTGACGCATAG